The following proteins are co-located in the Hemiscyllium ocellatum isolate sHemOce1 chromosome 47, sHemOce1.pat.X.cur, whole genome shotgun sequence genome:
- the LOC132836658 gene encoding beta-1,3-galactosyl-O-glycosyl-glycoprotein beta-1,6-N-acetylglucosaminyltransferase 3-like — MAGSFLKEHLSPGWGRFIGLGWLCVLSGSRFSDPDCSPSRSSRLLHPGNTGPGTAGEKQRPGKETPGARQADRQEQEEPGLRERNNGTLAGFIQRRRGGGQLTLRLVKPGASPMQEHLLVEENSTCWQIIQGDRQEVERALLNSITVSLKHQAITEGDYLNMTRNCRSFVRARKYITVPLSPEEEHFPLAYSMVIHQSIEMFERLLRSIYAPQNVYCIHVDRKSPGQFHAAVRAIASCFHNVFVAAKLEWVTYAGWSRVQADLNCMKELLESPVPWRYFINVCGQDFPLKTNREIVRSLRALNGSNVIESDPAPGFKKKRWQYHHDTLEQVVLTAQLKDQPNISTSIFVGSAYFMATREFVSNVFDSAEIQAFLNWSEDTYSPDEHVWATLHRMPNVPGSIPYTQGATRTLGRAVKWSFEAGDIARGALYPPCTGRYRHLVCVYGAGDLQWVVRQRCYFANKFDPNMDNTAIQCMEEYLRNRTLGKTGAGLELWGRPKIWATSLSKEGISRRNSILLHPKVICPCGTAVSVKLRDMKMGTVKCSQSEPQHEEHKD; from the exons atggcaggttccttcctgAAAGAGCATCTCAGCCCAGGCTGGGGCAGGTTTATTGGGCTTGGCTGGCTCTGTGTTCTCTCTGGTAGTCGGTTCTCCGATCCAGACTGCTCACCATCGCGATCCTCTCGTTTACTTCACCCGGGCAACACCGGTCCAGGAACGGCCGGAGAGAAGCAGAGACCGGGCAAGGAAACGCCTGGAGCcaggcaggcagacagacaggAGCAAGAGGAGCCCGGACTCCGAGAGAGAAACAACGGAACATTGGCTGGTTTCATCCAGAGGAGG AGAGGAGGGGGCCAGCTGACCCTCAGGCTGGTGAAACCAGGCGCCAGTCCAATGCAGGAACACCTGCTGGTCGAGGAGAACTCCACCTGCTGGCAGATCATCcagggggacaggcaggaggtggAAAGGGCCCTCCTCAACTCTATTACTGTCTCCCTCAAGCACCAAGCCATCACTGAGGGAGATTATCTGAACATGACCCGAAATTGCAGATCGTTTGTGAGGGCCCGTAAGTATATCACTGTCCCCCTGAGCCCTGAGGAGGAACACTTCCCCTTGGCTTACTCCATGGTCATCCACCAGAGCATTGAGATGTTCGAGAGGCTTCTACGGAGCATTTACGCCCCACAGAATGTCTACTGTATCCACGTGGACCGCAAATCCCCGGGTCAATTTCATGCGGCCGTTCGGGCCATCGCTTCGTGTTTCCACAATGTCTTTGTCGCAGCCAAGCTGGAGTGGGTCACCTATGCTGGCTGGAGCAGAGTTCAGGCGGATCTCAACTGCATGAAGGAGCTGCTGGAGAGCCCTGTCCCCTGGAGGTACTTCATCAATGTGTGTGGCCAAGACTTCCCCCTGAAGACCAACCGGGAGATAGTCCGCAGCCTCAGAGCTCTGAACGGCTCCAACGTGATTGAGTCGGATCCTGCGCCAGGGTTCAAAAAG AAACGTTGGCAATACCATCACGATACCCTCGAACAAGTCGTCTTGACGGCGCAACTGAAAGATCAGCcgaacatcagcacctccatctTCGTGGGCAGCGCCTACTTCATGGCCACCAGAGAGTTtgtcagcaatgtgtttgacagtGCCGAGATCCAGGCCTTCCTCAACTGGTCAGAGGACACCTACAGCCCGGACGAACATGTGTGGGCTACCCTGCATAGAATGCCCAATGTACCCGGCTCCATCCCGTACACCCAAGGAGCCACCAGGACACTTGGCCGGGCAGTAAAGTGGTCCTTTGAGGCTGGTGACATTGCGAGGGGTGCCCTATACCCTCCCTGCACGGGAAGGTATCGCCACTTGGTTTGTGTGTATGGGGCAGGAGATCTACAGTGGGTGGTCCGTCAGAGATGTTACTTTGCAAATAAGTTTGACCCCAACATGGACAACACGGCAATACAGTGCATGGAGGAATATCTCCGAAACAGGACACTTGGTAAAACTGGGGCTGGGTTGGAG ctgtggggTCGACCGAAGATATGGGCAACTTCACTGAGTAAGGAAGGAATTAGCAGACGGAAT tccatccttctacacccaaaGGTGATTTGTCCCTGTGGGACAGCAGTGTCGGTCAAACTGCGGGATATGAAGATGGGAACTGTGAAGTGTTCCCAGTCTGAGCCACAACATGAGGAGCACAAGGATTGA